One genomic region from Streptomyces sp. Li-HN-5-11 encodes:
- a CDS encoding nitroreductase family deazaflavin-dependent oxidoreductase, whose protein sequence is MPLGQITPDRPQPPVGWRRSAARLPILLFRCGLGWVFGGRLLLLHHSGRVTGLHRRVVLEVVEYDPADGSWVVASGFGPRAAWYRNLRANPKTVIQVGNRHHAVTAHFLTSDDGAELMARYACRHPRTARHLCAFMGLPSDGSAAGFREVGRTIPFVRLDAGPGACPP, encoded by the coding sequence ATGCCCCTCGGACAGATAACGCCGGACAGGCCCCAACCTCCCGTCGGCTGGCGGCGATCTGCCGCAAGGCTGCCGATTCTTCTCTTCCGGTGCGGACTCGGGTGGGTCTTCGGCGGCCGCCTGCTCCTGCTGCACCACTCGGGACGTGTCACCGGACTCCACCGCCGGGTGGTCCTCGAAGTGGTCGAGTACGACCCGGCCGACGGCAGCTGGGTCGTCGCGTCAGGTTTCGGGCCGAGGGCGGCCTGGTACCGCAATCTGCGCGCCAACCCGAAGACCGTCATCCAGGTCGGCAACCGCCACCACGCTGTCACGGCTCACTTCCTCACTTCGGACGACGGCGCCGAGCTCATGGCCCGCTATGCCTGTCGGCACCCTCGGACCGCACGCCACCTGTGCGCGTTCATGGGTTTGCCGTCGGACGGCAGTGCGGCCGGGTTCCGGGAAGTCGGCAGGACCATTCCCTTCGTACGCCTGGACGCCGGCCCCGGGGCCTGTCCGCCGTGA
- a CDS encoding PP2C family protein-serine/threonine phosphatase codes for MPDHKPTSGFAVLSWMPVAAMAVVAAADVVAGPGVGFLPLISLGPAFSGLVGGWRRTALIGAVALLVCVGLGMYDGLFEERRGFTAMASVAGVTGAGVAAAVMRSRREAELANVRSIAEAAQRVLLRPVPRTAGPLRAAVSYTSAVAEARIGGDLYEVVASPHGIRVIVGDVQGKGLAAVETAAVVLGAFREAAHDESDLVRLGERLERSVARELEGEKFVTAVLAEIGSDHGVVFLNYGHPAPMVVRQDGGVDFPQPPAYALPLGLGAHAVEGPKPYRVGFAPGEQLLLYTDGVTETRDANGSFYPLGDRAHLLKEPDADGALQALREDLVRHAAGPLHDDAAMLLLRYRGHAEGKPVPLE; via the coding sequence ATGCCCGATCACAAGCCGACGTCCGGGTTCGCGGTGCTGTCCTGGATGCCGGTGGCGGCCATGGCAGTGGTGGCCGCGGCGGACGTGGTGGCCGGGCCGGGTGTGGGATTCCTGCCGCTGATCTCGCTCGGCCCGGCGTTCTCGGGACTGGTCGGCGGGTGGCGGCGAACGGCGCTGATCGGTGCGGTGGCTCTGCTCGTGTGTGTGGGGCTCGGGATGTACGACGGGCTGTTCGAGGAGCGCCGGGGGTTCACGGCGATGGCATCGGTGGCGGGTGTCACCGGCGCGGGCGTCGCGGCCGCGGTGATGCGCTCGCGACGGGAGGCGGAGCTGGCGAATGTACGGTCGATCGCGGAGGCCGCACAACGGGTACTGTTGCGGCCGGTGCCGCGGACCGCGGGCCCGCTGCGGGCGGCGGTGTCGTACACCTCGGCAGTCGCCGAGGCGCGGATCGGCGGTGATCTGTACGAGGTGGTCGCCTCGCCGCACGGGATCCGGGTGATCGTGGGGGACGTGCAGGGCAAGGGCCTCGCCGCGGTGGAGACCGCCGCCGTGGTGCTCGGTGCCTTCCGGGAGGCGGCCCACGACGAATCCGATCTGGTGCGTCTGGGCGAGAGACTGGAGCGCAGCGTCGCCCGGGAGCTGGAGGGGGAGAAGTTCGTCACGGCCGTCCTCGCCGAGATCGGCTCGGATCACGGGGTCGTCTTCCTCAACTACGGTCATCCCGCCCCGATGGTGGTGCGTCAGGACGGCGGCGTCGACTTTCCTCAGCCGCCGGCCTACGCCCTTCCCCTGGGACTGGGTGCCCACGCGGTCGAGGGGCCGAAGCCCTATCGGGTGGGTTTCGCGCCCGGTGAGCAGCTGCTGCTGTACACCGACGGCGTCACCGAAACCCGGGACGCGAACGGCTCTTTCTACCCCCTGGGCGACCGGGCGCACCTTCTCAAGGAGCCCGATGCGGACGGTGCCCTGCAGGCCCTGCGAGAGGACCTGGTCCGGCATGCCGCCGGGCCGCTTCACGACGACGCCGCGATGCTGCTGCTGCGCTATCGCGGTCATGCGGAAGGAAAGCCTGTTCCCCTCGAATGA
- a CDS encoding OsmC family protein: MTSSASKTMSPTHVPETDVHRLEVTHVAGDAYDVHVRGHRIQVDQPTEAGGTDTAPTPTELFAASLATCVAFYAGRYLHRHGLPRAGLRVRVEYGMATDRPARITFVRVAVVPPPEFPEQRRAALLAVASHCTIHNTLDQPPEVAIGLEP; the protein is encoded by the coding sequence ATGACCAGCAGCGCATCGAAGACCATGAGTCCCACCCACGTGCCGGAGACCGACGTGCACCGACTCGAGGTCACCCACGTCGCCGGCGACGCCTACGACGTCCACGTCCGCGGGCACCGCATCCAGGTCGACCAGCCCACCGAGGCGGGCGGCACGGACACCGCACCGACCCCCACTGAACTGTTCGCCGCCTCCCTCGCCACCTGCGTTGCCTTCTACGCCGGCCGCTACCTGCACCGCCACGGCCTGCCCCGTGCCGGACTGCGGGTCCGCGTCGAGTACGGGATGGCCACCGACCGCCCGGCCCGCATCACCTTCGTGCGCGTCGCGGTCGTCCCGCCACCTGAGTTCCCCGAACAACGCCGCGCCGCTCTGCTGGCCGTGGCCTCCCACTGCACCATCCACAACACACTCGACCAGCCACCCGAGGTCGCCATCGGGCTGGAGCCGTGA
- a CDS encoding MarR family transcriptional regulator, producing MLERNTPEGAADDVDAVTRAVVTASRLLVAVSARSLAEVEEKVTLPQFRMLVVLFTRGATKLVVLADLLQVAPSTAMRMVDRLIAAGLADRQSNPGNRRETLLQLTGEGRRTVEDVNARRRGEIAAIVERLSTTQRLALVEALAAFNQAGGEHPAPTADVLGAHPLGWVSDGQ from the coding sequence ATGCTGGAACGCAACACCCCCGAGGGGGCCGCGGACGATGTCGATGCCGTCACCCGTGCGGTAGTGACCGCGTCCCGACTGCTGGTGGCGGTCTCTGCCCGGTCCCTCGCGGAGGTCGAGGAGAAAGTGACGCTGCCGCAGTTCCGGATGCTGGTGGTCTTGTTCACGCGAGGCGCAACCAAGTTGGTCGTGCTCGCGGATCTGCTTCAGGTGGCACCGTCCACGGCCATGCGCATGGTGGACCGGCTGATCGCGGCCGGGCTCGCCGATCGGCAGTCAAACCCCGGCAACCGCCGTGAGACCCTGCTGCAGCTCACCGGTGAAGGGCGGCGCACCGTCGAGGATGTCAACGCTCGGCGCCGTGGGGAGATCGCCGCCATCGTCGAACGCTTGAGCACGACGCAGCGGCTGGCGCTCGTCGAAGCCCTCGCCGCCTTCAACCAGGCTGGTGGAGAGCACCCGGCACCCACGGCGGACGTGCTGGGAGCACATCCTCTCGGGTGGGTGAGCGACGGACAGTGA
- a CDS encoding chloride channel protein: MTLAIAVGAGAGTGSVVFRWCIKTFTRLLSGHADYAASPGAGNPHAPWLGPYFVLLAPVIGGLLYGPLVNRFAKEARGHGVPEVMLAVAQRGGRISPQVAVVKTLASALCIGSGGSVGREGPIVQIGSALGSTLGRVTNATEGRMKLLVACGAAGGIAATFNAPLAGVFFAMELILGTFSAEAFGATVLASVTASVIGRAAFGNVAFLQLPGFRVTHLTQYGLFALLGVGAALAGVGFSRFLYLVEDACDWLWRGPEWLRPAVGGLTLGLVLLALPQMYGVGYPVLQKATEGGYAAGFLLLLLAGKMLATSLTIGIGGSGGVFAPSLFIGAMLGSAYGIGVHHLLPHSAGPVGAYALVGMGAVFAGAARAPITAVVILFELTGEYSIILPLMLAIVLATATSHLLTRDTVYTLKLRRRGIDLEGPAKGARIGTQRVDAVMEPLPSPLPASTTLADAADLLSLSDHGALPVTDDTGAYIGVVTAQAVAEALTEEPEGAPTQVGQLAEPPAPVLADQTLAHALHTLLSAPGPGVPVLDSAHGKPVGWLSHQSALRAVHTTA; encoded by the coding sequence ATGACACTGGCCATCGCGGTCGGCGCCGGAGCCGGCACCGGTTCGGTCGTCTTCCGCTGGTGCATCAAGACCTTCACGCGTCTCCTCTCCGGCCACGCCGACTACGCCGCCTCCCCCGGTGCGGGCAATCCGCACGCGCCATGGCTCGGTCCGTACTTCGTCCTCCTCGCTCCGGTGATCGGTGGTCTGCTCTACGGCCCGCTGGTGAACCGATTCGCCAAGGAGGCGCGCGGGCACGGGGTGCCCGAGGTGATGCTCGCGGTCGCCCAGCGTGGCGGCCGGATCAGCCCCCAGGTCGCGGTGGTCAAGACCCTCGCTTCCGCTCTGTGCATCGGGTCGGGCGGCTCGGTGGGCCGCGAGGGCCCGATCGTGCAGATCGGCTCGGCACTCGGCTCCACGCTGGGCCGCGTGACGAACGCGACCGAGGGCCGCATGAAGCTTCTGGTCGCGTGCGGTGCCGCAGGCGGCATCGCGGCCACTTTCAACGCCCCTCTGGCCGGCGTCTTCTTCGCCATGGAGCTGATCCTGGGCACCTTCAGCGCGGAGGCGTTCGGGGCGACGGTCCTGGCCAGCGTCACCGCGAGCGTCATCGGACGCGCCGCCTTCGGCAACGTCGCCTTCCTGCAGCTCCCCGGCTTCCGCGTCACCCATCTCACCCAGTACGGCCTCTTCGCCCTTCTCGGCGTCGGCGCCGCGCTGGCCGGGGTGGGCTTCTCCCGGTTCCTGTACCTGGTCGAGGACGCCTGCGACTGGCTCTGGCGCGGCCCGGAGTGGCTGCGCCCGGCCGTCGGCGGGCTGACGCTCGGCCTGGTGCTGCTGGCCCTGCCGCAGATGTACGGCGTCGGCTACCCGGTACTGCAGAAGGCCACCGAGGGCGGTTACGCGGCCGGCTTCCTGCTCCTGCTGCTGGCGGGCAAGATGCTGGCCACCAGCCTCACCATCGGCATCGGCGGTTCGGGCGGGGTGTTCGCACCCAGCCTGTTCATCGGAGCCATGCTGGGCTCGGCGTACGGCATCGGCGTCCACCACCTGCTCCCCCACTCCGCCGGCCCGGTCGGCGCGTACGCGCTGGTCGGCATGGGAGCCGTCTTCGCCGGCGCGGCGCGGGCACCGATCACCGCCGTGGTGATCCTCTTCGAGCTCACCGGCGAGTACTCCATCATCCTGCCGCTGATGCTCGCCATCGTGCTGGCCACCGCCACCAGCCACCTGCTGACCCGCGACACCGTCTACACCCTCAAGCTGCGCCGCCGCGGCATCGACCTCGAAGGCCCCGCCAAGGGCGCACGCATCGGCACCCAGCGCGTCGACGCCGTGATGGAGCCGCTGCCCTCCCCTCTCCCCGCTTCCACGACACTGGCGGACGCCGCCGACCTGCTGAGCCTGTCGGACCACGGCGCACTCCCAGTCACCGACGACACCGGGGCGTACATCGGCGTGGTCACCGCCCAGGCGGTGGCCGAGGCCCTGACGGAAGAACCGGAAGGAGCACCGACCCAGGTCGGACAGCTGGCCGAACCACCCGCGCCGGTCCTCGCCGACCAGACCCTCGCCCACGCCCTGCACACCCTGCTGTCCGCCCCAGGACCCGGCGTTCCGGTCCTCGACTCCGCGCACGGCAAGCCGGTCGGCTGGCTCAGCCACCAAAGCGCACTGCGGGCCGTGCACACGACCGCCTGA
- a CDS encoding ATP-binding protein, with protein sequence MDNDESSGRDGLIRACAAYRGSPPDIAAARDLTQEFLARVQSVHGLPLAPPTADAVRLVVSELVTNACKHTSGPCVLELRADRSAVKVVVSDAEPVLPVIEEADPRRVGRHGLEIVLSLCDRLTFDRTPVGKCVTAVVPLPSRPSRGSMRRAAWPP encoded by the coding sequence GTGGACAACGACGAATCGAGCGGCAGAGACGGATTGATACGGGCCTGTGCCGCCTACAGGGGTAGCCCACCGGACATCGCGGCGGCCCGGGACCTGACCCAGGAGTTTCTGGCGCGTGTGCAGTCCGTCCACGGACTGCCGCTTGCACCGCCTACGGCCGACGCAGTCCGTCTGGTGGTGAGTGAACTGGTGACCAACGCCTGCAAGCACACTTCGGGCCCGTGTGTACTGGAACTCCGGGCGGACCGGAGCGCGGTGAAGGTGGTGGTCTCGGACGCGGAACCTGTACTGCCTGTCATCGAGGAGGCGGATCCACGACGCGTCGGTCGCCATGGCCTGGAGATCGTTCTCTCCTTGTGCGACAGACTGACGTTTGATCGAACGCCGGTCGGCAAATGCGTCACCGCAGTGGTGCCGCTGCCTTCGAGGCCCTCGCGCGGGAGTATGAGAAGGGCTGCGTGGCCGCCCTGA
- a CDS encoding MFS transporter, giving the protein MLTAERPRPEGIRSRPNAWWLAVGTVCFGAFMGQLDASIVTLTYGSLRTGFHTSLAAVEWVSLAYLLTLVALLVPAGRLADAHGRKLLYLYGFAVFTLASAACGLAPSLLVLVAFRVVQAAGAAMMQANSVALVTTSAPRERMRSALGVQAAAQALGLALGPTAGGALVSTLGWRWVFWVNVPVGVVALVGGHYLLPRTRARTKVARFDWAGLGLLAVATTSVLMGVSAVSGLAVSGWGAALLFVVAAGACWGFVRRQRQAEAPLLDLALLRVRTVAFGLVGALSAYLVLFGPLVLVPVVLTARGSSDLTAGVVLTALPAGFALAATGGDRLLPRGLPDRRRCLAGAGLFTLAVAALLVVPLTVAWLVPVLALTGLGLGMFTPSNNAMIMGAIPARSSGTGGGLVNMTRGLGTALGVALVTLALHLVGGGGVQAGARSAAAVLGAASAMAVASAGLSPSREAGAPKETL; this is encoded by the coding sequence ATGCTCACCGCGGAGCGGCCCCGTCCCGAGGGGATACGTTCGCGGCCGAACGCGTGGTGGCTGGCGGTGGGGACGGTGTGTTTCGGCGCGTTCATGGGGCAGCTGGACGCCAGCATCGTGACGCTGACCTACGGCAGCCTGCGCACCGGGTTCCACACCTCGCTGGCGGCCGTGGAGTGGGTGTCGCTGGCGTATCTGTTGACCTTGGTCGCGCTGCTGGTGCCGGCCGGCCGGCTGGCCGACGCGCACGGCCGCAAGCTGCTCTACCTCTACGGGTTCGCGGTCTTCACCCTGGCCTCAGCCGCCTGCGGTCTCGCCCCCTCGCTGCTCGTCCTCGTCGCGTTCCGTGTGGTCCAGGCAGCGGGGGCCGCCATGATGCAGGCCAACAGCGTGGCACTGGTGACCACCAGCGCCCCGCGTGAGCGGATGCGCAGCGCGCTGGGCGTGCAGGCCGCCGCCCAGGCGCTCGGACTGGCGCTGGGACCGACGGCCGGCGGCGCGCTGGTGTCGACGCTGGGCTGGCGGTGGGTGTTCTGGGTGAACGTGCCGGTCGGGGTGGTCGCGCTGGTCGGCGGCCACTATCTGCTGCCGCGCACGCGGGCCCGTACGAAGGTGGCGCGGTTCGACTGGGCCGGGTTGGGGCTGCTGGCCGTGGCAACCACCAGTGTTCTGATGGGTGTGTCGGCGGTGTCGGGTCTGGCGGTTTCCGGCTGGGGTGCGGCTTTGCTGTTCGTGGTCGCGGCCGGTGCCTGCTGGGGTTTCGTGCGGCGGCAGCGGCAGGCCGAGGCGCCGCTGCTGGACCTGGCGCTGCTGCGGGTGCGAACGGTGGCGTTCGGCCTGGTGGGTGCTCTGAGCGCGTATCTGGTGTTGTTCGGGCCGCTGGTGCTGGTGCCGGTCGTGCTCACCGCACGGGGCTCCTCGGACCTGACCGCCGGAGTGGTGCTCACGGCGCTGCCGGCCGGATTCGCGCTGGCCGCCACCGGCGGAGACCGGCTGCTGCCGCGCGGCCTCCCGGACCGCAGGCGCTGTCTGGCCGGAGCGGGCCTGTTCACTCTCGCGGTGGCCGCGCTGCTGGTCGTACCCCTGACCGTCGCATGGCTCGTGCCGGTGCTCGCCCTGACCGGGCTGGGGCTGGGGATGTTCACTCCGTCCAACAACGCCATGATCATGGGGGCGATACCGGCCCGCTCCTCCGGCACCGGAGGGGGACTCGTGAACATGACGCGCGGTCTCGGCACGGCACTCGGCGTCGCCCTGGTCACTCTCGCCCTGCACCTGGTGGGCGGTGGCGGCGTACAGGCAGGAGCACGATCGGCGGCGGCCGTACTCGGTGCAGCGTCGGCCATGGCGGTCGCATCGGCCGGGCTGAGTCCGAGCAGGGAAGCGGGAGCGCCGAAGGAGACGCTGTGA